From the Thomasclavelia ramosa DSM 1402 genome, the window CACGAACTGTTGCCCCAATGAACTGATTATCAGGATTTTGAAAAACAATTCCTATATTATCTCTGACTTTATATAAATTTTCCAAATTAAGTTCGTATCCATTAATAATAATTGAACCGCTCTTTTTTTCTAGTAGTCCAATTAGTAACTTTGCAATCGTACTTTTTCCGCTACCATTATGTCCTAAAATAGCAACATAATCTCCTTTATTTATATCAAAAGAAATATGATTGATCGTCTTTAGACCAGCTTCATATTCAAATGATAAATCTTTTATTTCAATGATTTTATCCATCTTTTTCACCACCCGTTTAACTACTCCTAAACATTCTATTATTATTACTTGACTTAGTCAAGCAAAGTAAAAGAAAAAAGACCCGAGGGTCTTTAACAATTAAACTAAAGCGATGATTGCCATTGGGGCATTGTCACCTTTACGGTTGTAAGTCTTTAAGATACGAGTGTATCCACCATTTACATCACTATATTTAGGTGCAACATCATCAAATAATTTTTGTACTGCAGTTTTTCCAGTTTCAGCATCAACTACATTGTGTAATACAGCAGCAGCTTGACGTCTAGCGTGTAAGTCACCGCGTTTACCTAAAGTAATTAATTCTTCAACAACAGAACGAACTTCTTTAGCTCTAGTTTCTGTAGTTTCTAATTTACCGTACATAATTACTTCTGTTGCAAGAGAACGTAACATTGATTTTCTAATATCAGAAGTACGTCCTAATTTTCTATTTTTAGCCATGAGATTAGCGCTCCTTCCTTCGTACTCGCGAATTAATCGATAGGTTTAAACCCTAACCCTAATTCAACTAATTTTTCTTTTACTTCTTTTAACGATTTCTTACCTAAGTTTCTTACTTTGATCATATCATCTTCAGATTTAGCGGCAAGATCTTGAACAGTTTGGATACCTGCTCTTTTTAAACAGTTGTATGAACGTACTGATAAATCTAATTCTTCAATCGTCATATCTAATACTTTATTAGTTGTATCACTTTGAGCTTCAGACATAACTTCCATATTCACAGCCATATCAGTTAACTCTACAAACATATTTAAATGTTCTACTAAAATCTTAGCAGCTAATGAAATAGCTTCATAAGGTTTTAAAGCTCCATTTGTTTCGATTTCTAAAGTTAATTGATCATATTTGGCACTTTCCCCAACACGAGTTGGTTCAACTGCATAAGATACTTTTTCAACTGGTGAATAAATTGAATCAGTAGGAATAATACCAATAG encodes:
- the rplQ gene encoding 50S ribosomal protein L17, with amino-acid sequence MAKNRKLGRTSDIRKSMLRSLATEVIMYGKLETTETRAKEVRSVVEELITLGKRGDLHARRQAAAVLHNVVDAETGKTAVQKLFDDVAPKYSDVNGGYTRILKTYNRKGDNAPMAIIALV